One region of Scophthalmus maximus strain ysfricsl-2021 chromosome 15, ASM2237912v1, whole genome shotgun sequence genomic DNA includes:
- the LOC118285665 gene encoding autophagy-related protein 2 homolog B isoform X3: MPWPFSESIKKRACRYLLHRYLGNFLQEKLSLDQLSLDLYQGTGTLAQVPLDKWSLNELLETADAPFEVIAGFIQTISLTVPWAALLQENCALEVKGLEMVLRPRPRVASGTEPMYWSSFMTSSMQLAKECLSQKLTDDMGESFQPFEGLEKFAETIETVLRRVKVTFLDTVLRVEHIPENSKTGIALEIRINKIVYCDETGEESSSVNVHQPTTFAHKNLQMEGITIFWDEFSDVSRAGCKSSPPPTETEPKLSPSWNPKIICEPHPQFTEPVSSTTPFEPVQVGSLGGRIELSLTLKNNLAMPGAKLDVVVHIDTLIFLLSPRQVHLLLDLFGAFSGGSAQEWAKDRKSRPIQQEDEYRLHMELNRCLKKDTAVPGGDPDLFESQTTRTVSSRDDVFFSMADMDMSHSLSSLPPLGEPPTVDLDLSLNSNFSASPGESPSGNATALWEDYMDVPRQREKQANETIVQSRDSQLPQKILRQASHPTKTHGDESRPELVLRLTLGSLAVSVLHIDPLPPPDAAPSPLGPMAAHFFSMVGPGQIAPADLLQSRTAFNQACPHDHLRFVCQGLKINYEHCQGSSLRTFSTDVSLNQMEFLECLFPSEVVTGGTQRGIQYTELLTFDTTVSADAPLTTCLHLLYKQAERRGPQVGQVRFSTIPRKAEIQVELGPVRSELDISIVDRLNSLLQPQKLVTTEMMASHMYTSYNKHVSLHKAFTEVFLDDSHTPTNCHVSLTVNAPVLGLAIRFPIPDLRSDQERGPWFKKSLQKEVLYLEFEDLEVKTEFMGGSSPEQTKMELTFRELSGKFQEEPDQPAARFLRVSHTMDGDMNTSESVKFDWPRVVLKMNPTAVHSILERVTAEDDEGAEDHSLEEEEEEGAAHSLKDVCDFGKPEPSPFSSRRVMYENEEMVIPGDVADMTEFQEKTMNNSRFILELCLPNVQLALPSKAFYEKLHNRINNDLLLWEPTAPSPVETVESMPYGVGLSVASQLINTYSKDSFSQFRSTGPEEDSSGSEEENMHYYSPASDLGLRSRKKKRPKAQSKTSQSLFSVILSVNHGLVALQTNSKKEDKTVLKNKHGEFWLEVKNAVLFSVTQYEGYKDQHYICFNTSSICMYHQGLMDGGTSVSDMKLPCRTHPHWLEPTIYQSETSPERSSTPSEGIGLEARSMVSVAVKVSSQNAERNVKEFLVAVGVRGATLQHRVVVPRFGWYDQIVDFLNISDEPVLGYAPPTSVTTLHLHLWSCSLDYRPLYLPLRSLLIVETFSISSSLSLDHSSSTLRIILDEAALFLSDKSNAVSVNLARDYVQVVDMGTLELRITAVKPAVDGKSVEPRFELRCSSDVIHIRTCSDSCAALMNLIQYVASYGDLLSPAEPEAKHSSTTQRTKAEFAGRPTSQTPLLAETEQQMLQDLMSEAMEEADVQHTPGPQQNGAHEERNHDHDPPHSDLFLFPDESGNINQNPSPTYPMLHSPLITPVPSLAHETDDFCILETPGSRGEKYVFQDRDQEPVVKHLTSDPVQIKDDHFSQPLDGSDSSRGAVNFPIPEVRYLIKEISVIWHLYGGKDFGSATFTASPARSRGSTPHSSPSQTPVRQSSASGRVGGGKGRNPDVLMEIQLSKVRFQHEVYPQAQVASGPAVDQPVSRQVFIVQDLEIRDRLASSQMNKFLYLYSSKEMPRKAHSNMLTVKAVHMCPESGQAPQECCLRVSLMPLRLNIDQDALFFLKDFFTSLATEVEFFSPPAQEAFCVSSKKAAAPEISCSFSKHAGSSQDPAPIISVPVQRRLSHNGFATSGREEVTDTEALSFKDQPIFFREFRFTSEVPIRLDYHGKHVSMEQGTFAGIIIGLTQLNCSELKLRRLCYRQGLLGVDKLFSYAINEWLNDIKKNQLPGLLGGVGPIHSLVQLVQGFRDLVWLPIEQYRKDGRIVRGFQRGTASFGTSTAMAALELTNRMVRTIQAAAETAYDMVSPVPDERDTKRIKRFSHYGLAHQPVDLREGVAKAYTVVKDGITDTALTIYDTATREHEQRGMTGAVGGVLRQLPPAVVKPLIMATEATSNVLGGMRNQIHPDARQEESQKWRQGEE; this comes from the exons ATGCCGTGGCCATTTTCGGAGTCCATCAAGAAGCGGGCCTGCAGATACCTTCTGCATCGGTACCTCGGCAACTTTCTGCAGGAGAAGCTGAGCTTGGACCAGCTCAGCTTAGACCTCTATCAAGGCACTGGGACACTCGCCCAAGTGCCGTTGGATAAATGG TCTCTCAACGAGCTCCTCGAGACGGCAGATGCGCCTTTTGAAGTAATCGCAGGGTTCATCCAGACAATTTCTCTCACAGTCCCATGGGCAGCCCTGCTACAAGAAAACTGTGCCCTAGAGGTCAAGGGTTTGGAGATGGTGCTCAGACCGAGGCCGAGAGTGG CATCTGGCACTGAGCCCATGTACTGGTCCAGTTTCATGACGAGCAGCATGCAGCTTGCCAAAGAGTGTCTGAGCCAGAAACTCACCGACGATATGGGAGAGAGCTTCCAGCCTTTCGAAGGATTGGAGAAGTTTGCAGAAACGATAGAGACAG TTCTGAGAAGGgtcaaagtgacatttttggaCACCGTGCTCAGAGTCGAACACATTCCGGAAAATTCTAAAACTGGAATTGCTCTTGAGATACGAATCAACAA AATTGTTTACTGTGATGAAACAGGCGAGGAGAGTtcaagtgtgaatgtgcatCAACCAACCACATTTGCACATAAAAACCTGCAGATGGAAGGCATCACCATATTTTGGGATGAATTTTCAGACGTGTCTCGGGCCGGATGTAAATCTTCACCACCTCCAACG gaaaCTGAGCCAAAACTTTCGCCTAGCTGGAATCCCAAAATAATATGTGAGCCTCATCCCCAGTTCACAGAGCCCGTGTCCTCTACAACACCCTTTGAACCTGTGCAGGTTGGGAGCCTTGGTGGTAGAATAGAGCTGTCCCTAACTCTGAAAAACAACCTAGCTATGCCTGGAGCAAAG CTGGATGTTGTCGTACATATCGATACACTGATTTTCCTGCTATCCCCGCGACAAGTTCATCTTCTTCTGGACTTGTTTGGAGCTTTCTCTGGTGGAA GTGCACAGGAATGGGCTAAGGACAGAAAGAGTCGACCCATACAGCAGGAGGATGAGTATCGGCTCCATATGGAACTGAACCGCTGTCTGAAGAAGGACACTGCTGTGCCAGGAGGAGACCCCGACCTCTTTGAGAGCCAGACCACCAGAACGGTGTCAAGTCGAG ATGATGTGTTCTTCTCCATGGCTGACATGGACATGTCTCACAGTTtgtcatccctccctcctcttggTGAACCACCCACCGTTGACTTGGATTTGTCACTTAATAGCAACTTCTCTGCCTCCCCGGGAGAATCTCCCTCTGGAAACGCAACA GCGCTGTGGGAAGATTACATGGATGTACcgagacaaagagagaagcagGCTAACGAAACAATCGTCCAGTCACGGGATTCACAACTCCCtcaaaaaatattaagacaGGCTT CACATCCAACCAAAACCCATGGTGATGAGTCGAGGCCCGAGCTGGTGTTGAGGCTGACACTGGGCAGCCTGgctgtctctgtcctccacaTCGACCCGCTGCCACCACCAGATGCTGCTCCTAGTCCCCTTGGCCCCATGGCTGCACACTTCTTCAGCATGGTGGGCCCGGGCCAGATTGCCCCGGCTGATCTCCTTCAATCTCGGACAGCATTTAATCAGGCTTGTCCTCATGACCACCTCAg GTTTGTGTGCCAAGGTCTGAAGATAAACTATGAACACTGTCAGGGATCCAGCTTGCGGACTTTTAGCACTGACGTCTCCCTTAACCAGATGGAATTTCTGGAGTGTCTGTTCCCCTCTGAGGTGGTCACTGGTGGCACCCAAAGAGGCATTCAGTACACCGAG CTCCTGACTTTTGACACCACAGTCAGTGCGGATGCACCGCTCACCACCTGCCTTCACCTGCTTTACAAACAGGCTGAGCGCAGGGGGCCTCAG GTCGGCCAGGTTCGCTTCAGCACCATTCCCAGGAAAGCCGAGATCCAGGTGGAACTGGGCCCCGTGCGGTCCGAGTTGGACATCAGCATCGTAGACCGTCTCAACTCACTTCTGCAACCTCAGAAGCTGGTCACCACAGAGATGATGGCTTCCCATATGTATACGTCCTATAATAAACATGTCAGCTTG CACAAGGCCTTTACAGAGGTTTTCCTTGATGACAGCCACACTCCAACCAACTGTCATgtatcactgactgtaaatgCCCCAGTGCTGGGCCTTGCAATCCGCTTCCCCATCCCTGACCTGCGCTCAGATCAGGAGAGGGGCCCATGGTTCAAGAAGTCCCTGCAGAAGGAAGTGCTCTACCTGGAGTTTGAAGACCTGGAAGTGAAAACGGAGTTCATGGGCGGCAGCTCTCCTGAACAAACCAAGATGGAGCTCACTTTTAGGGAACTTAGTG GGAAGTTCCAGGAGGAGCCAGATCAACCAGCTGCAAGGTTCCTCAGGGTGTCCCACACCATGGACGGAGACATGAACACGTCTGAAAGTGTAAAGTTTGACTGGCCAAG AGTCGTGCTGAAGATGAACCCCACTGCGGTCCACTCGATCCTTGAGCGTGTGACGGCGGAAGATGACGAGGGGGCCGAGGATCATTCGctcgaagaggaagaggaggaaggggctgCTCATTCACTGAAGGATGTGTGTGACTTTGGGAAACCAGAGCCATCCCCCTTTTCTTCACGTAGGGTTATGTATGAGAATGAAGAG ATGGTCATTCCTGGAGATGTTGCTGACATGACAGAGTTCCAGGAAAAAACCATGAACAACTCTCGCTTCATCCTTGAGTTGTGTCTCCCCAATGTGCAATTAGCGCTCCCCAGCAAGGCGTTCTATGAAAAACTACACAACAG GATCAACAATGACCTGCTGCTGTGGGAGCCCACTGCTCCATCCCCAGTGGAGACAGTTGAGAGCATGCCCTATGGAGTTGGCCTCTCTGTCGCCAGTCAGTTGATCAACACTTACTCCAAGGACAGCTTCAGTCAGTTCCGCTCTACTGGACCCGAGG AGGACTCCAGCGGctcagaggaagagaacatgCACTATTACTCTCCTGCCTCTGACCTGGGTCTCAGGTCCCGCAAAAAGAAAAGGCCCAAAGCCCAGAGCAAGACCTCCCAGAGTCTGTTCTCCGTCATTCTCAGTGTCAATCACGGCTTGGTGGCTCTTCAGACCAATTCTAAG AAGGAGGATAAAACtgtattgaaaaacaaacatggcgagTTCTGGCTGGAGGTGAAAAATGCTGTGCTGTTCAGTGTCACGCAGTATGAAGGCTACAAAGACCAACACTACATCTGCTTCAACACCAGTAGCATTTGCATGTATCACCAAG GACTCATGGATGGAGGCACCTCTGTCTCAGACATGAAGTTACCATGCAGGACACATCCCCATTGGCTAGAGCCGACTATCtaccaatcagagacgtctcCGGAGAGATCCTCAACACCCTCCGAGGGTATTGGTCTGGAGGCTCGTAGCATGGTGTCTGTCGCTGTCAAAGTCTCATCGCAGAATGCAGAACGCAACGTCAAG GAGTTTCTGGTTGCCGTTGGAGTGAGAGGAGCCACACTTCAGCACAGAGTCGTCGTCCCCAGGTTTGGTTGGTATGACCAG ATTGTTGACTTTCTGAATATTTCTGATGAGCCTGTGTTGGGTTACGCCCCTCCTACGTCTGTCACCACCCTACATCTACACCTATGGAGCTGCTCTTTAGACTACAG ACCCCTTTACCTGCCACTCAGATCACTACTGATTGTAGAAACTTTCAGCATCTCCAGCAGCCTCTCTTTAGATCACTCTTCTTCTACACTCAG GATCATTCTGGACGAAGCTGCTCTGTTCCTCTCAGACAAGAGTAATGCCGTCTCTGTTAATCTAGCACGTG ACTATGTCCAAGTGGTAGACATGGGAACGCTGGAGCTGAGGATTACAGCTGTCAAACCTGCAGTGGATGGGAAATCG GTGGAGCCCAGGTTTGAGCTGCGCTGCTCCAGTGACGTCATTCACATCAGAACGTGTTCGGACTCCTGCGCTGCCCTTATGAACCTTATCCAGTACGTAGCGAGCTATGGAGACCTACTGTCCCCCGCAGAACCAGAGGCAAAGCACAGCAGCACTACACAAAGAACCAAG GCGGAGTTTGCTGGTCGGCCCACATCTCAGACCCCTCTGCTCGCTGAGACTGAGCAGCAGATGTTGCAGGATCTGATGAGCGAGGCTATGGAGGAGGCTGATGTGCAGCACACACCAGGGCCGCAGCAGAACG GTGCACACGAGGAGAGGAATCATGACCATGACCCACCTCACTCGGACCTGTTCCTGTTCCCAGATGAGAGCGGCAATATTAATCAAAATCCAAGCCCCACGTACCCCATGCTTCACTCTCCTCTCATTACTCCTGTGCCGAGCCTGGCGCACGAGACGGACGACTTTTGTATCCTGGAAAcacctggttccagaggagag AAATATGTGTTTCAGGATCGTGATCAGGAGCCAGTGGTAAAGCATCTTACTTCAGATCCAGTGCAAATCAAAGACGATCACTTCAGTCAGCCTCTAGATGGAAGCGATTCCAGTCGTGGAGCCGTGAACTTTCCCATCCCCGAGGTGCGCTACCTCATCAAAGAGATATCTGTCATCTGGCACCTTTATGGTGGGAAAGACTTTGGGAGTGCGACTTTCACAGCATCTCCTGCTAGGAGCCGGGG GTCTACACCTCATAGCTCCCCCTCTCAAACTCCAGTCAGACAGTCCAGTGCTTCAGGACGGGTAGGAGGTGGAAAAGGAAGGAACCCTGATGTCTTGATGGAGATCCAGCTCAGCAAG GTGAGATTCCAACACGAGGTGTACCCACAGGCCCAGGTGGCCTCTGGGCCGGCCGTGGACCAGCCGGTCTCCCGGCAGGTGTTTATCGTGCAGGACTTGGAGATTCGAGACAGACTGGCTTCTTCACAGATGAACAAGTTCCTGTACTTGTACTCGAGCAAAGAAATGCCCCGCAAAGCTCATTCTAACAtg TTGACAGTTAAGGCAGTGCACATGTGTCCGGAGTCGGGCCAGGCTCCTCAGGAATGCTGTCTGCGTGTTTCCCTGATGCCTCTTCGTCTCAATATTGATCAG gaTGCACTATTCTTCTTGAAGGACTTTTTCACTAGTCTTGCTACTGAAGTTGAGTTTTTCTCACCACCTGCTCAAGAAG CCTTCTGTGTTTCCTCAAAGAAAGCAGCGGCCCCTGAGAtctcctgcagcttctccaaGCATGCTGGCAGCAGCCAGGACCCTGCCCCGATAATCTCAGTACCTGTTCAGAGACGTTTGAGCCACAACGGATTTGCCACATCTGGCAGGGAAGAAGTCACTGACACTGAAGCTCTGTCTTTCAAAGACCAGCCAATCTTCTTTAG GGAGTTTCGATTTACGTCTGAGGTTCCCATTCGCTTGGATTATCATGGGAAACATGTTTCAATGGAGCAG GGAACATTTGCAGGGATCATTATTGGGTTGACACAGCTCAACTGCTCGGAGCTGAAACTGAGACGGTTGTGCTACAGACAAGG GTTGTTAGGTGTGGATAAGCTGTTTTCCTATGCAATAAACGAGTGGTTAAATGACATAAAGAAGAACCAGCTTCCAGGTCTACTGGGCGGTGTCGGACCAATTCACTCTCTGGTACAGTTGG TTCAGGGATTCAGGGACTTGGTCTGGCTCCCGATTGAGCAGTACAGGAAAGACGGTCGCATAGTCCGCGGGTTTCAGCGTGGAACTGCCTCCTTTGGAACATCTACTGCTATGGCTGCTCTGGAGCTCACCAACAGGATGGTGCGCACCATACAG GCGGCAGCAGAGACGGCCTATGACATGGTATCTCCGGTGCCTgatgagagagacacaaagaggatAAAACGGTTCTCCCATTACGGCCTGGCTCATCAACCTGTGGACCTCAGAGAAGGTGTCGCCAAAGCCTATACTGTGGTAAAAGAT GGGATCACAGACACTGCACTGACCATCTACGACACGGCCACCCGGGAGCACGAGCAGCGCGGGATGACGGGCGCTGTGGGTGGAGTTCTCCGGCAGCTGCCACCAGCAGTAGTCAAGCCTCTCATTATGGCCACCGAGGCCACCTCCAACGTTCTGGGTGGGATGAGGAACCAGATCCACCCTGACGCCCGCCAGGAGGAATCGCAGAAATGGAGGCAGGGCGAGGAGTAA